In Leptolyngbya sp. SIO1E4, one DNA window encodes the following:
- a CDS encoding MATE family efflux transporter, which translates to MVVKTLVTPGINLEVREFVKLAVPLAGAQVAQALVGFVDTLMMGRLGAESLAAGGLASAVFQLVLNTLSGVVMSVSPLVAEAYGAGRKHQVEKIARQGLWLSFLLALPMMVVISHLDAVMIHLGQAARTVRLADGYLDYVLWGFFPALGFAMLRGYVAALSQARPVMMIVLLGAIANITGNYILGYGKFGFPRMELAGLGLASGLSFWLMFLALFLYTCRNQTLKVYPFWRELHRLRPQMLWQLVVIGFSIAVTIAVEYGLFTVVTFLMGTLGTETLAAHQTVYQTVFLLFMVPLGMSYAVTVRVGQWLGQRDRPSTRQAGYVSVAAAAAFMALTAIALLLFRQQVIGIYLDVNDPASAGVIALAIPMLIIAALAQFLDGVQRVAMGALYGLQDIRTPMILSVVTFWGVGLTSGYVLGFRAGLGGIGLWTGQSIGVAFAGLIFLWRFHSLTSHRRFAQLRQNSSASR; encoded by the coding sequence ATGGTTGTTAAAACATTGGTTACACCCGGTATCAACCTGGAAGTCCGAGAATTTGTCAAACTCGCGGTGCCACTCGCAGGGGCCCAAGTAGCTCAAGCTTTAGTAGGCTTTGTCGATACCTTAATGATGGGGCGTTTGGGGGCCGAAAGCCTCGCCGCTGGGGGGCTCGCTTCTGCAGTCTTTCAGCTTGTGTTGAATACCCTCAGCGGGGTGGTTATGTCCGTGAGCCCGCTGGTGGCTGAAGCCTATGGCGCTGGCAGAAAACATCAGGTTGAGAAAATTGCCCGGCAGGGCTTATGGCTCTCATTCCTTTTGGCCCTGCCGATGATGGTTGTGATTAGCCATCTAGATGCAGTAATGATTCATCTGGGGCAGGCAGCCCGAACCGTAAGGCTGGCGGATGGCTATCTCGACTATGTGTTGTGGGGATTTTTCCCGGCGCTAGGGTTTGCAATGTTGAGAGGGTATGTTGCGGCTCTCTCCCAAGCGCGCCCTGTCATGATGATTGTCTTGTTAGGGGCGATCGCCAACATCACGGGCAATTACATTCTGGGGTACGGTAAATTCGGCTTTCCTCGGATGGAGCTGGCAGGGCTGGGGCTCGCCAGCGGGCTCAGTTTCTGGCTGATGTTTTTGGCGTTGTTCCTCTACACCTGCAGAAACCAAACCTTGAAGGTGTACCCATTCTGGCGCGAACTCCATCGACTGAGGCCGCAAATGCTCTGGCAGCTCGTTGTGATTGGCTTCTCCATCGCCGTCACGATCGCGGTTGAATACGGCTTGTTTACGGTAGTGACTTTCCTCATGGGCACGTTGGGCACCGAGACCCTTGCGGCCCACCAAACGGTCTATCAGACGGTATTTCTATTATTTATGGTGCCGCTGGGCATGTCTTACGCGGTGACGGTACGGGTCGGGCAATGGCTAGGCCAGCGCGATCGCCCCAGCACGAGGCAAGCCGGATATGTCAGCGTTGCTGCCGCTGCTGCTTTTATGGCACTCACGGCGATCGCCCTGCTACTCTTTCGCCAGCAGGTGATTGGTATCTATCTCGATGTGAATGATCCAGCCTCTGCGGGGGTGATAGCCCTAGCCATTCCCATGCTGATTATCGCCGCGCTAGCACAATTTTTAGATGGGGTTCAACGTGTCGCGATGGGGGCATTGTATGGGCTTCAAGATATCCGTACCCCAATGATTTTGAGTGTTGTGACCTTTTGGGGGGTGGGGTTAACCAGCGGCTATGTGCTGGGATTTCGGGCAGGCCTGGGGGGCATCGGGTTGTGGACAGGGCAGTCTATCGGCGTGGCGTTTGCCGGTTTAATTTTCCTGTGGCGTTTTCACAGCCTTACTTCACACCGGCGGTTTGCCCAGTTAAGGCAGAATTCATCTGCCTCCCGTTAG
- a CDS encoding WD40 repeat domain-containing protein, protein MTMQTHHYFSPLSTALGLGIGLAFSLVVPAVAQGQRVHQAWAQEDLLAILAEAPDSLIQTASTWQSEPIATIALNAKQMGFSGSGQQLVTLTSEGDRFQIWDTQTSESLAELAADAERRFEAVAINEAGNQVAVIVQTLPTNTLELWLWHLEAEAPLWRQPLGVVQSQFRDGDGFFIDSPTTVAFRPGDEAILTQVSLGFGPADGPADTQLRLHDVATGEVLHVLETTPGASPGQFEFSPDGAFLASVSYVLTGLEMGGLSDEVIDVWQLNDGTHHLTLRPDEDDFSFMDMVFTPDGSFNVLTQNFYDIRLDTWNLDSEERIARITELPDIDRTDGLGRLSPDGEYYFVRSDVAGTRLINTQTLSVTHLETYVDRLAVFNGTGDYLAVKSFDGIQIFSQLEP, encoded by the coding sequence ATGACTATGCAAACACATCACTATTTTTCGCCGCTGAGCACAGCCCTCGGTTTGGGGATTGGGTTAGCCTTTAGCCTGGTTGTTCCTGCGGTTGCCCAAGGTCAGAGAGTTCATCAGGCTTGGGCTCAAGAAGATCTGCTCGCAATCTTAGCGGAAGCCCCTGACAGTCTTATCCAAACAGCTTCGACCTGGCAGAGCGAGCCCATTGCAACAATTGCCCTCAACGCGAAACAAATGGGTTTCAGTGGCTCTGGTCAGCAACTGGTGACACTGACCTCAGAGGGCGATAGGTTCCAGATATGGGATACCCAAACGAGTGAGTCACTGGCAGAACTTGCCGCTGATGCCGAGAGGCGCTTTGAAGCCGTGGCAATTAATGAGGCTGGCAACCAGGTGGCTGTTATTGTGCAGACTCTGCCGACCAATACCCTGGAACTATGGCTGTGGCACCTTGAGGCAGAAGCTCCCCTTTGGCGTCAGCCCCTAGGCGTTGTTCAAAGCCAGTTTCGGGATGGGGATGGGTTTTTTATCGATTCCCCAACGACTGTGGCCTTTCGCCCAGGCGATGAGGCGATATTGACCCAGGTCAGCTTAGGGTTTGGCCCTGCCGATGGCCCGGCTGATACACAGCTGCGCCTGCACGACGTTGCTACCGGCGAGGTTTTGCACGTTTTGGAGACGACGCCTGGTGCAAGCCCTGGGCAGTTTGAGTTTAGCCCTGACGGAGCGTTTCTGGCGAGTGTCAGTTATGTCCTGACAGGGTTAGAGATGGGAGGCCTCTCGGATGAGGTCATTGATGTCTGGCAGCTCAACGATGGCACTCATCATCTGACCCTCAGACCTGATGAAGATGATTTTTCGTTTATGGATATGGTGTTTACCCCTGATGGATCCTTCAACGTACTGACTCAGAATTTCTATGACATTCGCCTCGATACCTGGAATTTGGACTCGGAGGAACGGATAGCACGGATTACGGAATTGCCAGACATCGATCGCACAGATGGCCTCGGGCGCCTCAGCCCAGATGGTGAATATTACTTTGTCCGTAGTGATGTGGCTGGGACTCGCCTGATCAATACTCAAACCCTGTCGGTTACCCACCTGGAAACTTACGTGGATAGGTTGGCGGTGTTTAACGGCACGGGGGACTATTTAGCCGTTAAGAGTTTTGATGGGATTCAAATATTTTCTCAACTTGAACCGTAG
- a CDS encoding response regulator transcription factor, whose amino-acid sequence MIRLLLVDDQPLFRQGLASLLSLEDDLELVGEANHGQEAIALTERLQPDIVLMDVRMPICDGVQATQAIHARYPWIRILVLTTFDEDEYVFQSLQAGALGYLLKSTPAREVAAAIRNLHQGYSQLGPTIAPKVFSQLHPQPGNDKTDYRTQFSERELDILKLLGQGKSNREISADLNLTEGTVKNYLTNIFCELDVRDRTQAALWAYQHLRS is encoded by the coding sequence ATGATTCGATTGTTGCTGGTTGACGACCAACCCCTTTTTCGTCAGGGGCTTGCTTCGTTGCTCTCCCTAGAGGACGACCTGGAACTTGTGGGTGAAGCTAACCATGGGCAGGAGGCGATCGCCCTGACAGAGCGTCTGCAACCCGATATCGTTTTGATGGATGTGCGCATGCCTATCTGTGATGGGGTGCAGGCAACCCAGGCAATTCATGCCCGGTATCCCTGGATTCGGATTTTGGTGCTGACCACTTTTGATGAAGACGAATATGTCTTTCAATCGTTGCAGGCAGGAGCTTTGGGGTATTTGCTCAAAAGCACGCCAGCCCGTGAAGTCGCTGCAGCAATTCGCAATCTACACCAGGGATATAGCCAGTTAGGCCCGACGATCGCTCCCAAAGTGTTTTCGCAACTGCATCCCCAACCTGGAAACGATAAAACAGACTATCGCACCCAGTTCAGTGAACGAGAACTGGATATCTTGAAGCTGTTGGGTCAAGGCAAAAGCAATCGCGAAATTTCGGCAGACCTGAATCTCACCGAAGGCACGGTTAAAAACTATCTGACGAATATTTTTTGTGAATTAGACGTGCGCGATCGGACTCAGGCTGCGCTCTGGGCCTATCAACACCTGCGGAGCTAG
- a CDS encoding PQQ-dependent sugar dehydrogenase, which yields MVRYGVIPLVGVFMVGMALSSCAAPNSAQSESTSEATSAPPDTDASAATASPSSSNGADPSGEAIAQTQTVQPVTLVESLQNPWGMAWLPDGTLLVTERPGRLRMIRDGVLEPTPVSGVPEVFAVSQGGLLDVSVHPEFAENQWVYFTYAHGTAAANQTRVARARLDGSTLSDWTVIFEVNRSKEGGQHFGSRIVWLPDNTMLVSTGDGGNPPVQLDGELIRNQAQRLDSGLGKIVRLNDDGSIPTDNPFVGTPEAEPAVWSYGHRNIQGMAIDPVTNQVWATEHGSRGGDELNQLAPGENYGWPVVTHSREYSGGEISSERSRPGMVDPRLVWTPAIAPSGLMVYRGDRFPQWQGHLFAGGLVSQEVLRIELDEAGTVISQNSIAIGQRVRDVRQGPDGLIYILTDEPNGHLIRLEPG from the coding sequence ATGGTCAGATATGGAGTGATCCCACTCGTCGGCGTATTCATGGTAGGGATGGCGCTGAGCAGCTGTGCCGCCCCTAACTCAGCGCAGTCAGAGTCAACATCCGAGGCTACGTCGGCTCCCCCCGATACTGATGCCTCGGCGGCGACTGCCTCGCCCTCTTCTTCGAACGGGGCAGATCCTTCAGGGGAGGCGATCGCCCAGACCCAGACGGTGCAGCCAGTCACCCTGGTAGAGTCTCTGCAAAACCCTTGGGGCATGGCGTGGCTACCGGATGGCACTCTGCTGGTCACCGAACGACCAGGGCGCCTACGCATGATTCGAGATGGGGTACTGGAGCCAACCCCAGTGTCAGGGGTGCCAGAAGTGTTTGCGGTCAGTCAGGGAGGCTTGCTGGATGTTTCAGTTCATCCCGAGTTTGCTGAAAACCAATGGGTCTATTTCACCTATGCCCATGGAACTGCTGCAGCTAATCAAACGCGTGTTGCCCGAGCGCGGTTAGACGGCAGCACCCTGTCTGACTGGACCGTCATTTTTGAGGTCAACCGCTCTAAAGAGGGGGGCCAGCACTTTGGCTCTCGCATCGTCTGGCTGCCCGACAACACGATGCTGGTTTCCACTGGCGATGGCGGTAACCCTCCGGTGCAACTCGATGGAGAACTCATCCGTAATCAGGCCCAAAGACTAGACAGTGGGTTAGGCAAAATCGTGCGGCTGAATGACGATGGATCAATCCCCACCGATAACCCCTTTGTAGGAACGCCTGAGGCTGAACCCGCCGTGTGGAGCTATGGGCATCGCAATATCCAGGGGATGGCAATTGACCCTGTTACGAACCAAGTTTGGGCTACCGAACATGGCTCGCGAGGGGGCGATGAACTGAATCAGTTAGCGCCGGGTGAAAATTACGGTTGGCCCGTCGTGACCCACAGCCGCGAATATTCGGGCGGCGAAATTTCATCGGAGCGATCGCGCCCCGGCATGGTGGATCCGCGCTTAGTTTGGACACCCGCGATTGCGCCCTCTGGGTTAATGGTTTACCGGGGCGATCGCTTTCCCCAGTGGCAGGGGCATTTGTTTGCAGGTGGGCTCGTCTCTCAAGAAGTATTGCGCATTGAACTCGATGAGGCAGGGACGGTGATCAGCCAAAATTCGATCGCGATCGGCCAGCGAGTACGTGATGTGCGCCAAGGGCCAGATGGGTTAATTTACATCCTGACAGATGAGCCGAACGGACACCTCATTCGATTAGAACCTGGTTAA
- a CDS encoding GFA family protein, with translation MPTKQKTVSGGCLCGSIRYQLSETPLEASYCHCRMCQKNSGSAFAIAALFNQSALQFIGNEPTWYQSSQTARRGFCPTCGTPILFQKLTGNKEVSINIGTLDDPNAITPEYHYGIESELSWLKIEDDLPRYQCES, from the coding sequence ATGCCAACGAAACAGAAAACTGTCAGCGGTGGGTGCTTGTGTGGATCAATTCGCTATCAGCTAAGTGAAACTCCCCTGGAGGCAAGTTATTGTCATTGCCGCATGTGCCAGAAAAACTCTGGCAGCGCCTTTGCGATCGCAGCCCTGTTTAATCAGTCTGCCCTCCAGTTCATAGGCAACGAGCCAACCTGGTACCAATCCTCACAGACGGCCCGACGGGGGTTCTGCCCAACTTGCGGCACGCCGATTCTGTTTCAAAAACTCACAGGAAACAAAGAAGTCAGCATTAATATAGGCACCCTAGACGACCCCAATGCGATAACACCGGAATATCACTACGGGATAGAGAGTGAACTATCGTGGCTCAAGATTGAAGACGATCTTCCGAGATATCAGTGCGAAAGCTGA
- a CDS encoding threo-3-hydroxy-L-aspartate ammonia-lyase yields MIEQILAAATRLYHKAHVTPIASSSTLNKMLGAEVFFKCENFQKIGAFKFRGAYNAIAQLSQTDLNRGVIAYSSGNHAQAVARVGQDLGVKTVIVMPTNAPQAKRFATQGYGAEVVLYDPEQATREDIAGGLQAKHGYTLIPPFNHPQVIAGQGTVALELLREVRVDSLLVPCGGGGLLSGCAIAAKHLNPACKVIGIEPEMADDATHSFRSGELQHVKNPPTIADGTRTASLGSLTFPLVLEHVDDMQTVSETAIMKAMEFLFYRMKLVVEPSGALGLAALLSGAVKVDGKVGVILSGGNVDAATLGHILASAAAA; encoded by the coding sequence ATGATAGAGCAAATCTTAGCTGCCGCCACACGCCTGTATCACAAAGCCCACGTTACCCCCATCGCCAGCTCCAGCACCCTCAATAAGATGCTCGGTGCAGAAGTATTTTTCAAATGCGAGAATTTCCAAAAAATTGGCGCGTTCAAATTCAGAGGGGCCTACAACGCGATCGCGCAACTTTCTCAGACAGACCTGAACCGGGGAGTGATTGCCTATTCCTCGGGCAATCACGCTCAGGCGGTGGCGCGGGTGGGGCAAGATTTGGGTGTTAAAACCGTAATTGTGATGCCCACTAACGCACCCCAGGCAAAACGGTTCGCCACTCAGGGGTATGGCGCTGAGGTGGTGCTTTATGACCCAGAACAGGCCACCCGTGAAGACATCGCTGGGGGGCTGCAGGCAAAACACGGGTATACCTTGATCCCGCCCTTTAATCACCCCCAGGTCATTGCAGGGCAGGGCACCGTCGCCCTGGAATTACTGCGTGAGGTGAGGGTCGATAGCCTTTTGGTGCCGTGTGGTGGGGGTGGGTTACTCAGTGGCTGCGCGATCGCGGCTAAACATCTCAACCCCGCCTGTAAAGTCATCGGCATTGAACCAGAAATGGCAGATGATGCGACCCACTCGTTTCGCAGTGGCGAGCTGCAGCATGTTAAAAATCCCCCCACCATTGCAGACGGTACCCGCACCGCATCACTGGGGTCGCTCACATTCCCACTGGTGCTCGAACATGTAGACGACATGCAAACGGTTTCAGAAACCGCCATTATGAAGGCGATGGAATTTCTGTTCTATCGCATGAAGCTGGTGGTTGAACCCTCTGGAGCACTGGGGCTGGCGGCACTGTTAAGCGGTGCTGTTAAGGTAGATGGCAAGGTGGGCGTCATCCTTAGCGGGGGCAATGTCGATGCCGCCACCCTGGGTCATATTTTGGCCTCTGCGGCGGCAGCGTAA
- a CDS encoding Uma2 family endonuclease → MVIAALTPDPPHPVGEKRVVFHQLDWRAYQQILHALGAHRSARLNYLHGTLEITMPLEDHEFLSELIGRFIYFLVSELGQKIKTMGSTTLDREDLDRGAEPDKAYYIQNQAQVAGRTVDLQHDPPPDLVVEVDITHSDIDKLKLYAVMGVPEFWRYDGKAWKIYMLSGDLYVDVEASPTFSFVPKSKLYEFLEQAQTDEIEAENSLRQWLRKVAFNPSDSG, encoded by the coding sequence ATGGTCATTGCCGCTCTGACTCCTGACCCCCCTCATCCAGTGGGTGAAAAGCGTGTTGTTTTCCATCAGCTCGATTGGCGAGCCTATCAGCAAATTCTTCACGCCTTGGGTGCGCATCGGTCTGCGCGACTGAACTACTTACATGGCACGCTAGAAATCACAATGCCTTTAGAAGATCATGAGTTTTTGAGTGAATTGATTGGGCGGTTTATTTATTTTCTAGTGTCGGAGCTGGGGCAAAAAATCAAAACGATGGGGTCAACGACCTTAGACCGTGAAGACCTAGATCGAGGTGCCGAACCTGACAAAGCCTACTATATTCAAAATCAGGCTCAAGTTGCGGGTAGAACCGTTGATTTACAGCATGATCCCCCTCCTGACTTAGTCGTAGAAGTCGATATCACGCATTCTGATATTGACAAGTTGAAGCTATACGCGGTCATGGGTGTGCCTGAGTTCTGGCGCTATGATGGCAAGGCCTGGAAAATTTATATGTTGAGCGGCGATCTCTACGTAGATGTTGAAGCGAGCCCGACCTTTTCTTTTGTCCCAAAGAGTAAACTCTATGAGTTTTTGGAGCAGGCTCAAACTGATGAAATTGAGGCAGAAAATAGTCTCCGTCAATGGCTCAGAAAGGTCGCTTTTAACCCGTCAGACAGCGGTTAA
- the moaB gene encoding molybdenum cofactor biosynthesis protein B, whose translation MVKARQFISVNIAVLTVSDTRTEETDKSGQLLCDRLLEAGHTLAEKCIVPDDIYQIRAVVSRWIADEAVQAIITTGGTGVTGRDGTPEAIQPLLDKEIQGFGEIFRMVSYQEIKTSTIQSRALSGVANGTYLFCLPGSSGACRTGWDVLIKDQLDARHSPCNLVELMPRLRE comes from the coding sequence ATGGTGAAGGCAAGGCAATTTATTTCCGTGAACATCGCGGTGCTGACCGTCTCCGACACCCGTACTGAAGAGACGGATAAGTCGGGCCAGCTGTTGTGCGATCGCTTACTTGAAGCAGGGCACACCTTAGCGGAGAAGTGCATTGTCCCTGACGATATTTACCAAATTCGAGCGGTGGTTTCCCGCTGGATTGCTGACGAGGCCGTGCAGGCCATCATTACCACCGGAGGTACGGGGGTCACGGGGCGTGACGGCACGCCAGAGGCCATTCAGCCGCTGCTAGACAAAGAAATCCAGGGATTTGGTGAAATCTTTCGCATGGTGTCATATCAAGAAATCAAGACCTCGACGATTCAATCTCGAGCCTTGTCAGGGGTGGCCAATGGCACCTATCTCTTTTGTCTGCCAGGCTCATCGGGGGCCTGCCGTACAGGATGGGATGTATTGATTAAAGACCAGCTGGATGCCCGTCACTCACCCTGCAATTTGGTAGAGTTGATGCCCCGGCTGCGGGAGTAG
- a CDS encoding sensor histidine kinase encodes MHLLQMIVPLFYRPLADTVRGGDYLVFGVFGLFIILSQRLPTHRPLWQRRTYIWVEIGALLATRLFSRWGLDLFLLLVLAKSCFLLRLREVIVTAIASGIFWQVITAQEIAQQFSQPMNADHLHNQLEATLAQPLSIQVITVILSHATVFIAAGLLIVLLCLTVISERKSREREAALTQAVETLAADLERARITRDIHDSLGQTLTSLDVQIELAQRLYERGSDQVRPLLDTSKLLTRQSLQEVRRAFSTLREEPFNLNMALTHLMAPFKSDPSLKAESKIDLPQLPLQTSHQIYCIVKEGLENIRRHSHAHAICLQGKATPTDVIIYLEDDGDGFDPSQPSSGFGLRGMQERAQLVGGSVRVNSTPGQGTCIQLMVPR; translated from the coding sequence ATGCATCTCCTGCAGATGATTGTTCCGCTTTTTTACCGACCCTTGGCTGATACAGTCAGAGGAGGAGATTATCTTGTCTTTGGGGTGTTCGGGCTGTTTATCATCCTCAGTCAACGGCTCCCTACTCACCGCCCCCTTTGGCAGAGACGCACCTACATTTGGGTGGAGATTGGGGCGCTCTTGGCGACCCGTTTGTTCTCTCGCTGGGGGCTAGATTTATTTCTGCTGCTCGTCTTGGCTAAAAGTTGCTTTTTGCTGAGGTTGAGAGAAGTGATCGTCACCGCGATCGCCTCCGGCATTTTCTGGCAAGTGATTACCGCCCAAGAGATTGCCCAACAATTCTCACAGCCGATGAATGCTGATCACCTGCACAATCAGCTAGAAGCAACCCTGGCACAGCCCCTCTCAATTCAGGTGATCACCGTCATCCTTTCCCATGCCACGGTCTTCATTGCCGCCGGTTTGTTGATTGTCTTACTGTGTTTAACCGTGATTTCTGAGCGCAAAAGCCGCGAGCGAGAAGCGGCCCTCACGCAAGCCGTTGAGACGTTAGCGGCAGATTTAGAGCGCGCCCGCATCACCCGCGATATCCATGATTCCCTGGGTCAGACGCTGACGTCGTTAGATGTACAGATAGAACTGGCCCAGAGACTCTACGAGCGCGGTTCTGACCAGGTTCGTCCCCTATTGGACACCTCAAAGCTGTTAACCCGTCAATCGCTACAAGAGGTGCGACGAGCATTTTCCACCCTGCGAGAGGAGCCGTTTAATCTCAATATGGCGCTCACGCATCTGATGGCCCCGTTCAAATCTGATCCGTCCCTGAAGGCTGAGAGCAAAATTGATTTACCGCAACTTCCCCTGCAAACCAGCCACCAGATTTACTGCATTGTGAAAGAAGGGCTCGAGAACATCCGCAGACATAGCCATGCCCATGCTATCTGCTTGCAAGGGAAAGCCACCCCCACGGACGTGATCATCTACCTCGAAGACGATGGCGATGGCTTTGATCCAAGCCAGCCCTCTAGCGGTTTCGGCCTGCGGGGCATGCAGGAACGGGCACAATTAGTAGGTGGATCCGTGCGGGTAAACAGCACCCCCGGGCAAGGAACCTGTATTCAACTTATGGTACCTCGATGA
- a CDS encoding beta-lactamase family protein, whose product MMISIAADIETLVAPWIAHKDHINVVIGVIQGSDRWIKGWAHPAAPDSPEVDLPDGDTLFELGSITKIFTATLLSLLVESRKLELTTPINRLGSAYQQLPDAITLESLATHTSGLPRLPDNLRESFLKDQQNPYAAYTFEDLHEYLQKQDGKLGKTTGTISYSNLAAGILGNILADQCGQSYEEAIVQYICNPLGLTDTRITLSDRQQVRLAMGHLEDGKPAKHWDLPTLAGAGALRSTANDLLTLLAAHLTPEQTPMAQALLNTHGLRATTFAQSRDFLALLEFLAKWVQRLRGDLLIHQETGVALGWFMEYLPTIDRYVYTHAGGTGGHRSFCGFIKETQTGVVVLSNYGEVLSSLFGRYSIGKVGLKLLEMLNSSPQRHPQKLGVRIQKPA is encoded by the coding sequence TTGATGATTTCAATCGCGGCTGACATTGAAACCTTGGTGGCTCCCTGGATTGCCCACAAAGACCACATCAATGTGGTGATTGGGGTGATTCAAGGGAGCGATCGCTGGATCAAAGGCTGGGCTCACCCCGCTGCCCCCGATAGCCCAGAGGTAGATCTGCCAGATGGCGACACCCTCTTTGAACTCGGCTCAATTACCAAAATCTTCACCGCTACCCTGCTCTCTCTGCTAGTGGAAAGCCGAAAGTTGGAGCTAACAACGCCGATCAATCGCTTGGGGTCAGCCTATCAGCAGTTGCCGGATGCCATTACTTTAGAAAGCCTGGCGACCCATACTTCTGGCCTCCCCCGACTCCCTGATAATTTGAGAGAGTCTTTCCTGAAAGATCAGCAGAATCCTTATGCGGCCTATACCTTTGAGGATTTACATGAGTACCTGCAAAAACAGGACGGTAAGCTCGGCAAGACAACTGGAACCATTAGTTATTCCAACTTGGCGGCTGGTATCTTAGGGAACATCCTGGCAGATCAGTGCGGTCAGTCTTATGAGGAGGCGATCGTCCAATACATCTGCAATCCATTGGGGTTAACAGATACGCGCATTACCCTGAGTGATAGGCAACAGGTTCGATTAGCAATGGGGCATTTAGAAGACGGAAAACCAGCTAAGCATTGGGATTTGCCAACCCTCGCTGGAGCTGGGGCGCTGCGCTCAACCGCCAATGATTTACTCACGTTGCTTGCGGCCCATCTAACACCAGAGCAGACGCCCATGGCCCAGGCATTGCTCAATACCCATGGCTTGAGAGCCACAACCTTTGCCCAAAGCCGTGACTTTCTGGCGCTGCTAGAGTTCTTGGCTAAATGGGTTCAACGCCTGCGGGGAGACTTACTGATTCATCAGGAAACGGGTGTGGCCCTGGGATGGTTTATGGAGTATTTGCCCACGATTGATCGCTACGTTTATACCCATGCTGGCGGCACAGGGGGGCATCGATCGTTTTGTGGGTTTATCAAAGAAACTCAAACTGGGGTCGTTGTCTTGTCCAACTATGGCGAAGTTTTATCGAGTCTGTTCGGCCGATATTCCATTGGTAAGGTTGGGCTCAAACTCTTAGAAATGCTCAATTCTAGCCCTCAACGCCACCCTCAAAAGCTGGGCGTCAGAATTCAGAAGCCTGCCTAA
- a CDS encoding helix-turn-helix domain-containing protein gives MQAPVPPLNQTANLLENKHYPPLRSSESQGWKNIIVEEFCKAPGQGKYENPTEHTICVSLNHRPSRLLQAVNSRQHISPCVKGDICVVPAGLPFFWRWQQEDQYLRIRIAPAFLQQIAQEAAEMTSSTGNLLPEFRVRHPQIEQLGGMLLSEIKTGGLAGPLYVESLTNALAVHLLRNFSAAHPCVVPDGGGLSDRQLLQVTDYIHDCLGQDIKLSDLAELLSLSKFQFSRRFKHSTGITPHQYVLQQRLERAKHLLKETNLSVMEIAMVCGFSSHSHLGKLIRQHTGLSPKAYRLE, from the coding sequence ATGCAAGCGCCGGTGCCACCCCTGAACCAGACGGCTAACCTGCTAGAAAACAAACACTATCCACCGCTGCGATCGAGTGAATCTCAGGGCTGGAAAAACATTATTGTGGAGGAGTTTTGTAAGGCACCTGGGCAGGGGAAGTATGAAAACCCGACAGAGCATACTATCTGCGTGTCTTTAAATCATCGTCCGTCTCGATTGTTACAAGCGGTGAATAGCCGCCAACACATCAGTCCCTGTGTCAAAGGCGATATCTGCGTTGTCCCGGCTGGGTTACCGTTCTTCTGGCGCTGGCAGCAAGAAGACCAATATCTGCGCATTCGAATCGCCCCCGCCTTTCTCCAGCAGATTGCTCAAGAAGCTGCTGAAATGACATCCAGCACGGGAAATCTGCTCCCAGAATTTCGTGTCCGCCATCCCCAGATCGAACAGTTGGGGGGCATGCTCTTAAGTGAAATCAAGACCGGCGGGCTCGCGGGCCCCCTCTATGTTGAATCGCTGACGAATGCGCTGGCGGTGCACCTGCTCAGGAATTTTTCAGCGGCGCACCCCTGTGTGGTGCCCGATGGTGGGGGCTTGAGCGATCGCCAATTACTGCAGGTGACTGATTACATCCATGACTGCTTAGGGCAAGACATTAAACTATCAGACCTCGCGGAATTGCTGAGTCTGAGCAAGTTTCAGTTCAGTCGGCGCTTTAAGCACTCAACGGGGATTACCCCTCATCAATATGTGCTGCAGCAAAGGTTAGAGCGGGCAAAACATTTGCTCAAGGAAACGAACCTTTCTGTAATGGAGATTGCGATGGTATGCGGTTTCAGTAGTCATAGCCATCTGGGCAAGCTGATTCGTCAACACACAGGGCTCTCTCCGAAAGCCTATCGGCTTGAGTAG